In Papaver somniferum cultivar HN1 chromosome 1, ASM357369v1, whole genome shotgun sequence, a genomic segment contains:
- the LOC113275913 gene encoding putative disease resistance protein RGA3, whose product MALEEIFVNGATGFMKRLVSNAAKKIGKAGAVDKDLQKLKDALEMIAAVTSDAEKEAAMHQSQEGGNSDKVMVLSTVKFSLKIAKRIKIINQELDEIAKHNAMFQLEHNVDDENFEQLDRMTHSFIGDSRIVGRDKDTSCIVEMLMTNLSSSSSDNFSPQEKISVVSVVERFTESITGATCDVSSIDVLVRKVHEKICEKKYLLVLDDLWSENAQDRNKLKGYLSGGARGSKILVTTFKNTVASIISSPRQFGPLSSAVWFSALTTLSEQECWSILKTRAFSPGGAVETLIMSNIGEEIARKCAGLPLAAIFLGNLMRLKRKDSDWLAIRDNDVFNTPENPNKIILPPSRS is encoded by the exons ATGGCATTGGAAGAGATCTTTGTTAACGGTGCCACAGGGTTCATGAAACGATTGGTTTCTAATGctgccaaaaaaattggaaaggcTGGGGCTGTAGATAAAGATCTCCAAAAGCTTAAGGATGCTCTGGAGATGATCGCGGCTGTCACATCTGATGCTGAAAAAGAAGCAG CTATGCATCAATCCCAAGAAGGTGGAAATTCCGATAAGGTAATGGTCCTATCCACAGTCAAATTTAGTTTGAAAATAGCAAAAAGAATCAAAATCATTAATCAAGAGTTAGATGAAATTGCCAAGCACAACGCTATGTTTCAGTTGGAACAtaacgttgatgatgaaaattTCGAGCAACTAGACCGAATGACACATTCTTTTATAGGAGATTCTAGAATTGTTGGAAGGGACAAAGATACATCTTGCATAGTCGAGATGTTGATGACCAAcctttcatcatcatcatctgataATTTTAGTCCACAAGAAAAAATTTCAGTTGTGTCAGTAGTGG AAAGATTCACTGAGTCCATTACTGGAGCAACGTGTGATGTGTCTAGTATCGATGTATTAGTAAGGAAAGTTCATGAAAAGATTTGTGAGAAGAAATATCTGTTAGTACTAGACGATCTGTGGAGCGAAAATGCCCAAGACCGGAACAAACTTAAGGGTTATTTAAGTGGGGGTGCTCGAGGGAGTAAAATATTAGTAACAACATTTAAAAACACTGTTGCGTCTATT attagcagtccacgtcagttTGGACCACTGTccagcgctgtttggttcagcgctttaaCAACCTTATCCGAACAAGAATGTTGGTCTATTCTTAAGACTAGAGCTTTTTCTCCTGGGGGAGCAGTGGAGACTCTAATTATGTCAAACATAGGAGAGGAGATTGCAAGAAAATGTGCTGGTTTACCACTTGCTGCTATTTTTCTCGGAAATCTAATGCGCTTGAAAAGAAAGGATTCTGATTGGTTGGCGATTAGAGACAATGACGTTTTTAATACACCAGAAAACCCAAAcaaaattatactccctccgtcccgctCCTaa